A genomic region of Candidatus Aramenus sp. CH1 contains the following coding sequences:
- a CDS encoding xanthine dehydrogenase family protein molybdopterin-binding subunit, whose translation MKRSDLEGVIKGKGNFVDDLPFSGYHAAFVRSTYPHARIRVDPSDAVKRGALVLTGEDVRIISSSVTENEGSATVLPLALKKVRFQGEPIALVLADDPYKAADLAELVNVDYEPLEPVSNVEEALSGKSLVFEEKGSNVVYNRLYEYGRMPREDRSIELELYWSRSSGNPIETYGVIVYPQGDSLKVISNVQAPYFQGQLISKVLGKVNMVPVRHGGSFGAKFSVADYIIALGLASKKFNVPIKWVETRTEHLMASKSSGPERKFKVTAYFKSDGTVTGLDFKVWEDVGATLFNGQAYKPEGILGGPYKVRNIRYEASLVATNKNPAGAFRGAGTPPHTWALERVMDAIADELRADRSEVREKNLVDSFPYEAPYAMYDSGDPKGLLKLALSRQDVLELRKRGYGVGIAVSTDPSTPAGQEGVKIVLKKGKLVVKVGYGPEGQGNEHVARLLVSKFLGVPVEKVDVELAESNEGVSSFGPGGSRMSVFLSGAIKGATEELVSKLKRELGAEKFEDGYFITKKGERVNILELEGEATYVVSLQGKKGRFLAYPFAVDIAVVKVDETGLIRPVKLIVYIDPGTPLDEEVVKEQVIGGSYIGVSLALYERYVYEGGQLLTTSLSDYNMITAVEVPEFEVNIVPTPSPYTPLGSKGIGEIPVGVAAAAVTSAVEDLLKRRVSRIPVDVSI comes from the coding sequence GTGAAGAGGTCTGACCTAGAGGGAGTAATTAAAGGCAAGGGCAACTTCGTGGACGACCTTCCCTTCTCTGGATATCACGCAGCGTTCGTCAGGAGTACCTATCCTCACGCTAGGATAAGGGTAGACCCGTCAGACGCTGTGAAGCGGGGCGCGCTAGTCCTAACGGGGGAAGATGTAAGGATAATATCGAGCTCGGTTACCGAAAATGAGGGCTCTGCAACAGTGTTACCCCTCGCCCTCAAGAAGGTCAGGTTTCAAGGGGAGCCTATAGCGCTGGTCCTGGCAGACGACCCTTACAAGGCCGCGGACCTTGCTGAACTAGTGAACGTGGACTACGAACCTTTAGAGCCGGTCTCGAACGTAGAGGAGGCCCTCTCCGGGAAGTCCTTGGTTTTCGAGGAAAAGGGCTCAAACGTCGTGTACAACAGGTTGTACGAGTACGGCAGGATGCCGAGAGAGGACAGGAGTATAGAGCTTGAGCTCTACTGGAGCAGGTCAAGCGGTAACCCCATCGAGACCTACGGCGTGATAGTCTACCCTCAAGGCGACTCGCTAAAGGTGATATCCAACGTGCAAGCCCCCTATTTCCAAGGACAGCTCATCTCCAAGGTATTGGGGAAAGTGAACATGGTCCCTGTGAGGCACGGGGGAAGCTTTGGGGCCAAGTTCTCTGTAGCAGACTACATAATAGCGCTTGGATTGGCGTCGAAGAAGTTCAATGTGCCCATAAAGTGGGTAGAGACGAGGACGGAGCACTTAATGGCGTCAAAGAGCTCCGGGCCCGAGAGGAAGTTCAAGGTAACGGCATACTTTAAGTCAGACGGAACGGTCACCGGGCTTGACTTCAAGGTGTGGGAGGACGTAGGGGCGACGCTGTTCAACGGGCAAGCTTACAAGCCCGAAGGTATACTGGGGGGACCATACAAGGTGAGGAACATAAGGTACGAGGCCTCCTTAGTAGCTACAAATAAGAACCCAGCAGGAGCTTTCAGGGGAGCAGGGACACCTCCCCACACGTGGGCACTTGAGAGGGTAATGGACGCAATAGCGGACGAATTGAGGGCGGACAGATCTGAGGTCAGGGAGAAGAACTTAGTCGACTCCTTCCCCTACGAGGCGCCCTACGCAATGTACGACTCCGGCGACCCAAAGGGGCTGTTGAAGCTGGCTTTGTCGAGGCAGGACGTCTTAGAGCTGAGGAAGAGAGGGTACGGTGTAGGGATAGCTGTCTCCACCGATCCAAGTACCCCTGCGGGACAGGAGGGAGTGAAGATAGTGCTCAAGAAGGGCAAGTTGGTCGTGAAGGTAGGCTACGGACCTGAGGGGCAAGGTAACGAACACGTGGCCAGGCTACTTGTCTCAAAGTTCCTAGGCGTACCAGTGGAAAAAGTGGACGTGGAGCTTGCCGAGAGCAATGAGGGCGTGTCCTCCTTTGGTCCTGGAGGGAGCAGGATGAGCGTGTTCCTCTCTGGCGCAATTAAGGGGGCGACAGAGGAACTGGTAAGCAAGCTCAAGAGGGAGCTGGGAGCGGAGAAGTTTGAGGATGGTTACTTCATTACCAAGAAAGGGGAGAGGGTAAACATACTCGAGCTAGAGGGTGAGGCTACTTACGTTGTGTCGCTCCAAGGTAAAAAAGGTAGGTTCTTGGCATATCCCTTTGCTGTCGACATAGCAGTTGTGAAGGTAGACGAGACTGGTCTAATAAGGCCAGTGAAGCTAATCGTGTACATAGACCCCGGCACTCCCCTTGACGAAGAGGTGGTAAAGGAGCAGGTCATAGGAGGGTCATACATAGGAGTTTCCTTGGCGCTGTACGAGAGGTACGTATATGAGGGAGGCCAACTACTCACTACAAGCTTGTCTGACTACAACATGATCACTGCAGTTGAGGTACCGGAGTTTGAGGTGAACATAGTGCCTACTCCCTCGCCCTATACTCCCCTGGGCTCAAAGGGCATAGGGGAGATACCAGTGGGAGTGGCAGCGGCTGCGGTGACAAGCGCTGTCGAGGACCTCCTAAAGAGGAGGGTCAGCAGGATTCCCGTGGACGTGTCCATCTAG
- a CDS encoding SRPBCC family protein encodes MEVSYDFEVEQGPDIVKGYLLEPENLMKYVPAFKGIERTGEDEWELKVSWLITLKLKVIRQMTRDEITYLIKKTGGMIKVESYLRFVILPTKGRTVVKLIFFYKGPFEGIAKRQTESFYKRGIEIFKRDMESARTPEKTTESKVVVSGNNQFPSILQMKTVEVKMISAKDVEDVIGEAIAKSLDAHVLLILSDGENVVELKFYGGDVVESKGDLKSLKEPIKVVVKTK; translated from the coding sequence ATGGAAGTCAGCTACGATTTTGAGGTAGAGCAGGGTCCTGATATCGTCAAAGGGTACTTGTTGGAGCCGGAAAACTTGATGAAGTACGTACCCGCGTTCAAGGGTATCGAGCGTACCGGAGAAGATGAGTGGGAGCTCAAGGTATCTTGGCTCATTACGCTAAAGCTAAAGGTAATTAGGCAGATGACTAGAGACGAGATAACTTACCTTATCAAGAAGACTGGGGGGATGATAAAGGTAGAGTCTTACCTCAGGTTCGTAATACTACCTACAAAGGGAAGGACTGTCGTAAAACTAATTTTCTTTTACAAGGGGCCATTTGAGGGGATAGCCAAGAGGCAGACGGAGTCCTTTTACAAAAGGGGAATAGAGATCTTCAAGAGGGACATGGAGTCAGCGAGGACTCCCGAGAAAACCACAGAAAGCAAGGTGGTAGTAAGTGGGAACAACCAGTTTCCGTCGATCCTGCAGATGAAGACCGTAGAGGTGAAGATGATATCGGCAAAGGACGTCGAGGACGTTATTGGGGAGGCCATAGCAAAAAGCCTCGATGCACACGTCCTCCTCATCCTCTCAGACGGAGAGAATGTAGTGGAACTTAAGTTCTACGGGGGCGACGTAGTGGAATCCAAGGGAGACCTAAAGTCCCTCAAGGAGCCCATAAAGGTCGTTGTGAAGACTAAGTAG
- a CDS encoding class I SAM-dependent methyltransferase produces the protein MSSIFDSLNSWNVKPFRRMGVTIDEEIYFARSLLKDVESSRLVLEIGGGNCLVSEIIRRSGKAREVVSVDTWNEEITINDVKSYIKGVELVRNLFPLPFRDESLDMVYSVLYFYNVKRENRRELAREVYRVLKKGGKFILVEPEIVRNMRKDFISAGFKEESYRSEQAVFFSKMVKG, from the coding sequence ATGTCCTCCATTTTCGACAGTTTGAACTCTTGGAACGTAAAGCCGTTTAGGCGTATGGGGGTAACTATTGACGAGGAAATATACTTCGCAAGGTCGTTGCTGAAGGACGTGGAGTCCTCTAGGCTCGTCTTAGAGATAGGAGGAGGCAACTGTCTAGTGTCCGAGATCATCAGGAGGAGCGGTAAGGCAAGGGAAGTCGTGAGCGTAGACACTTGGAACGAGGAGATAACCATTAACGACGTGAAGTCCTACATTAAAGGAGTGGAGCTAGTTAGGAACCTCTTCCCTTTGCCGTTTAGGGACGAGTCGTTGGACATGGTCTACTCAGTCCTCTACTTCTACAACGTTAAGAGGGAGAACAGGAGGGAGCTCGCTAGGGAAGTGTACAGGGTATTGAAGAAGGGAGGTAAGTTTATCTTAGTCGAGCCCGAAATAGTTAGGAACATGAGGAAGGACTTCATCTCGGCAGGGTTTAAGGAGGAGTCCTATCGCTCTGAGCAGGCGGTCTTCTTCTCTAAGATGGTAAAGGGATAA
- a CDS encoding DMT family transporter has translation MSSLKGYLSILGVVVVWGLSFPLSKLALYFMSPFVLTFIRFLVGGVVLLAYARGMVVGVKEAINAILNMGLFVILLNIAINFSTNPALASVLIYTQPIFVIVLLRLMHERLSLLQIVGTVIAFAGIFISVDSTSFSIGSLVAVVGAIIWAIGTIYFRRNLMRIDVIKLNAFSSLFSTVFVVPFLPASYSFSLSGLPYALLVALLAQALGFIFWFTAVKSLGPLNSSTLVIMVPVAAYLFSFAILDNVPTPMEVLGSGLALAGVLLSQLGGRRAVK, from the coding sequence GTGAGCTCCCTAAAAGGATACCTATCTATCCTAGGAGTGGTCGTCGTCTGGGGGCTTTCGTTTCCCCTCTCGAAGTTAGCCCTCTACTTTATGTCGCCTTTTGTCCTTACTTTCATAAGGTTCTTAGTCGGAGGAGTGGTGTTGCTAGCTTACGCCAGGGGCATGGTAGTAGGGGTTAAGGAGGCGATTAACGCGATATTGAACATGGGCCTCTTCGTGATCCTTCTCAACATAGCCATAAACTTCTCCACCAACCCAGCACTAGCCTCTGTGCTGATATACACTCAACCAATTTTCGTCATAGTGCTCTTGAGGCTGATGCACGAGAGGTTGAGCTTGCTGCAAATCGTGGGGACGGTCATAGCTTTTGCGGGGATCTTCATCTCAGTGGACAGCACGAGCTTTAGCATAGGCTCTCTGGTAGCAGTAGTGGGGGCTATTATTTGGGCGATAGGTACCATATACTTTCGGAGGAACCTAATGAGGATCGACGTGATCAAGCTCAACGCGTTCAGCTCGCTTTTCTCCACGGTTTTTGTCGTCCCATTCCTCCCTGCGTCCTATTCGTTCTCCTTGAGTGGGTTGCCCTACGCCCTTCTAGTTGCGTTACTCGCTCAAGCGCTAGGGTTCATCTTCTGGTTCACGGCTGTGAAGAGCCTTGGTCCCTTGAACTCGTCAACGCTTGTCATTATGGTCCCCGTGGCAGCCTACTTGTTCTCGTTTGCGATACTTGACAACGTTCCCACCCCCATGGAGGTTCTAGGCTCAGGGCTAGCGTTAGCTGGAGTACTGCTCAGTCAGCTGGGAGGAAGGAGGGCAGTAAAGTGA